In one Novosphingopyxis iocasae genomic region, the following are encoded:
- a CDS encoding TetR/AcrR family transcriptional regulator produces MPTDDATDIDTRTAVLDAAAELVALGGTSALTTRAVAMKASIQPPTLYRIFGDKRGLLAALAQDRLARFVSEKEADAPHPDPVEDLRNGWDRYVAFGLENPDIFAIMNEIGSPLAQSPAALAGMAALRRRVAKIAQAGRLRVAEERAIALVHASAVGIVTTLLALPLEERDKRLIVLARDGALATIVNKEAESDRNGAATHAIALRAHLDGIGSLSAAEKSLMREWLDRLADS; encoded by the coding sequence ATGCCAACGGACGACGCCACCGATATCGACACCCGAACGGCGGTACTCGATGCCGCGGCCGAACTTGTCGCGCTTGGGGGAACGAGCGCACTGACGACACGCGCCGTGGCGATGAAAGCCTCGATCCAGCCGCCTACGCTCTATCGCATCTTTGGCGACAAACGCGGACTGCTCGCTGCCTTGGCGCAGGACAGACTGGCGCGTTTCGTGAGCGAAAAGGAGGCGGATGCGCCGCATCCCGATCCGGTGGAGGATCTGCGGAACGGATGGGACCGCTATGTCGCCTTCGGTCTAGAAAATCCGGACATCTTCGCGATCATGAACGAGATCGGCTCGCCGCTGGCCCAGTCTCCAGCGGCGCTTGCCGGTATGGCTGCCCTGCGGCGCCGAGTGGCGAAGATAGCGCAGGCCGGACGCCTTCGGGTCGCGGAAGAGCGGGCCATCGCGCTGGTTCACGCATCCGCGGTAGGCATCGTCACCACCCTCCTCGCCTTGCCGCTAGAGGAGCGGGACAAGCGGTTGATCGTCCTTGCTCGCGATGGGGCCTTGGCGACGATCGTCAATAAGGAAGCCGAGTCGGACCGAAACGGTGCAGCGACCCATGCTATTGCACTGCGTGCACATCTCGACGGTATCGGCTCGCTTTCGGCGGCGGAGAAATCGCTGATGCGTGAATGGCTGGACCGTTTGGCGGACAGCTGA
- a CDS encoding TetR/AcrR family transcriptional regulator, translated as MAGDSRLRLQQAAIDLFASDGFETVTAAQIAARAGVTERTFFRHFPDKREVLFDGQNVLLAALEAGLAEAPSSAGELAALFHAFRSVVPLLEANRPFSQPRQRIIAANPALKEREAAKLTVLVDAMTEALKARAKTDLRARLAATTGIAAFAMVTTAWLEDGEPDLLSRLAESEEELRSLWADPRG; from the coding sequence ATGGCTGGTGATTCACGTCTGCGCTTGCAACAGGCCGCGATCGACCTGTTTGCCAGCGACGGGTTCGAAACGGTGACGGCTGCGCAAATCGCCGCGCGTGCCGGAGTGACCGAGCGGACCTTCTTCCGCCACTTTCCCGACAAGCGCGAGGTGTTGTTCGACGGGCAGAACGTGTTGCTGGCGGCGCTGGAGGCGGGACTTGCGGAGGCGCCGAGCAGCGCCGGCGAACTTGCTGCCCTGTTCCATGCGTTTCGCAGCGTCGTGCCGCTGCTTGAGGCCAACCGTCCCTTCTCGCAACCGCGCCAACGGATAATCGCGGCCAACCCGGCCCTGAAAGAGCGGGAGGCCGCCAAGCTGACGGTTCTGGTCGACGCGATGACCGAGGCGTTGAAGGCGCGCGCGAAAACCGATCTGCGCGCCCGGCTCGCGGCGACAACGGGCATCGCCGCCTTCGCAATGGTCACGACCGCCTGGCTGGAAGATGGCGAACCGGACCTTCTTTCTCGCCTTGCCGAAAGCGAGGAAGAACTCCGGTCTCTCTGGGCAGATCCTCGAGGGTGA
- a CDS encoding SDR family oxidoreductase — protein MRVFLTGASGWIGSLVAQELLEGGHSVVGLVRSPAKAETAKAAGIEPVIGTLGDLDMLRECASEADGVIHTAFGLEISRIDELAAEDAGAIEAFGAAFGGSTRPIVVTDGFIQTDGSMAFESDRPAIKPDFPRASQQTAFALAERGLHASVVRNPRSVHGHGETHGFVPMLAAVARQKGFAGYIGEGDNLWPAVHRRDAARLYRLALERGARGEAYHNVAEQGVPYRAIAEAIGRQTGLPARSLTPEEAEDHFGPLAMWVGNNGPVSNAWTRDTLGWTPTHLGIVADIERPDYSPARSI, from the coding sequence ATGCGCGTTTTTCTTACAGGAGCCAGCGGCTGGATCGGCAGCCTGGTCGCCCAAGAATTGCTGGAAGGGGGCCATTCGGTCGTCGGTCTGGTCCGCTCGCCGGCCAAGGCGGAAACGGCGAAGGCGGCAGGGATCGAGCCGGTGATCGGGACGCTAGGGGACTTGGACATGCTGCGTGAATGCGCTTCCGAGGCCGATGGCGTGATCCACACGGCATTCGGCCTCGAGATTTCGCGGATCGACGAACTCGCCGCTGAAGACGCTGGAGCCATAGAAGCGTTTGGCGCAGCGTTCGGGGGTTCCACCCGCCCCATCGTTGTCACCGACGGGTTCATCCAGACCGACGGTAGCATGGCTTTCGAAAGCGATCGCCCGGCCATCAAACCTGATTTCCCCCGCGCATCGCAGCAGACGGCGTTCGCACTGGCCGAACGCGGCCTTCATGCCAGCGTCGTGCGCAATCCCCGATCCGTCCACGGCCATGGCGAAACGCATGGCTTCGTGCCTATGCTCGCTGCGGTGGCGCGGCAGAAAGGCTTCGCGGGCTATATCGGCGAGGGAGACAATCTATGGCCCGCCGTACACCGCCGCGACGCCGCACGGCTCTATCGCCTCGCCCTGGAACGCGGCGCGCGCGGCGAGGCGTATCACAACGTTGCCGAACAAGGCGTCCCCTACCGCGCTATCGCAGAAGCGATCGGTCGCCAAACCGGATTGCCCGCGCGCTCGTTAACGCCGGAAGAAGCCGAGGATCACTTCGGTCCGCTCGCCATGTGGGTCGGCAATAACGGCCCGGTTTCGAACGCATGGACCCGCGATACGCTTGGCTGGACGCCTACGCATCTCGGGATCGTCGCAGATATCGAACGGCCGGACTATTCACCCGCCAGATCTATATGA
- a CDS encoding TetR/AcrR family transcriptional regulator, producing MDTAMRLFRRHGYEGVSIADLTGAIGIAPPSLYAAFGSKAGLYREALDRYTALPGAVDGMAGADTLEQAVSGLLTAAIRAVLTDERGCMISTGLVEGGAVQQELARELRDRRLDLRSRIADGLSRWLEPREAGRLAAYLLAVQQGMAIQARDGADERELLSIRDEVMAGIRARPASPSAQVR from the coding sequence GTGGACACCGCGATGCGGCTGTTCCGGCGTCACGGATATGAAGGCGTTTCGATAGCGGACCTGACTGGTGCCATCGGCATCGCGCCACCCAGCCTGTACGCAGCTTTCGGGAGCAAGGCGGGGCTCTATCGCGAAGCGCTCGATCGCTACACGGCGCTTCCGGGCGCGGTCGATGGGATGGCCGGCGCCGACACTCTGGAACAGGCTGTTTCGGGCTTGCTGACCGCAGCGATCAGGGCTGTGCTTACCGACGAGCGTGGCTGCATGATCTCCACCGGCCTGGTCGAGGGAGGAGCAGTGCAGCAGGAGCTTGCCCGCGAATTGCGCGATCGCCGCTTGGATCTGCGAAGCCGGATTGCGGACGGCCTGAGCCGTTGGCTGGAGCCTCGCGAAGCAGGCCGCCTTGCTGCCTACCTGCTGGCAGTCCAGCAAGGCATGGCCATCCAGGCGCGCGACGGCGCGGACGAGCGCGAATTACTTAGCATCAGGGACGAGGTAATGGCCGGGATCAGGGCGCGCCCGGCTTCGCCTTCGGCTCAAGTGCGATGA
- a CDS encoding alpha/beta fold hydrolase → MTSLPFPTLEGFGSVRDVPALPDGFTDVFESYSVPTGEIALHAVIGGEGPPLLLLGGWPQNWYIWRDVMLPLAEDFTLVVPDPRGLGISDKPEGGYDKGTIGQDLFGLMTALGHERFAMVGHDCGMWVGYAMAADQPERIERIALGEAIIPGVAESPPLIPDERPLNDFLWHNNFCRVRGVTEELVVGREEIFFDYQFTKIPVPNPIPAEVRAFYIDLIKQDRRTLTASFDYYRAIDEDIPANHKRMESKLQMPVLGFAGELACAAAVEEQLRQVADHVACAIIPDCGHFVPEEMPQALLELLTPFLEPYRSR, encoded by the coding sequence ATGACTTCATTGCCCTTCCCGACCCTCGAGGGGTTTGGCTCAGTTCGCGACGTACCGGCGTTGCCGGACGGCTTTACCGATGTTTTCGAAAGCTATTCGGTGCCCACTGGCGAGATCGCGCTGCATGCGGTGATCGGGGGCGAAGGTCCGCCGCTCCTTCTGCTCGGCGGATGGCCGCAGAACTGGTACATCTGGCGCGATGTGATGCTTCCGCTTGCGGAAGACTTCACTCTTGTTGTGCCCGATCCCCGTGGACTCGGGATCTCGGACAAACCGGAGGGTGGTTACGACAAGGGCACAATCGGTCAGGACCTGTTCGGCCTGATGACGGCGCTCGGCCATGAACGGTTTGCGATGGTCGGCCACGATTGCGGCATGTGGGTCGGCTACGCAATGGCGGCGGACCAGCCGGAGCGGATCGAGCGGATCGCGCTCGGCGAAGCCATCATCCCGGGTGTCGCCGAATCACCTCCGCTGATCCCGGACGAGCGTCCGCTCAACGACTTCCTGTGGCACAACAATTTCTGCCGGGTGCGCGGCGTGACCGAAGAGTTGGTGGTCGGCCGGGAGGAGATCTTTTTCGACTATCAGTTCACCAAGATCCCCGTTCCCAATCCCATCCCAGCCGAGGTGCGAGCCTTCTACATCGACCTCATCAAGCAGGATCGCCGCACCCTGACCGCCAGCTTCGATTATTATCGCGCGATCGACGAGGACATCCCGGCGAACCACAAACGAATGGAGAGCAAGCTGCAGATGCCGGTTCTAGGCTTTGCAGGAGAGTTGGCCTGCGCGGCTGCGGTGGAAGAGCAGCTGAGGCAGGTGGCTGATCACGTGGCTTGCGCCATCATTCCCGATTGCGGGCATTTCGTACCGGAAGAGATGCCGCAAGCGCTTCTCGAGCTGCTGACGCCCTTCCTGGAGCCATATCGATCGCGCTGA
- a CDS encoding Rrf2 family transcriptional regulator: MKCDSRLSGVLHVLLHMAEMDRPVTSETMAAIMGSNPATMRRTMAGLRKAGFVRSEKGHGGGWSIERPLSDVTLRDIYTWLDSPELFAMGNRTDAPGCLVEEAVNEALGSAYDEARSVLLDRFDSVTLAQLSYDFHRRMSARAHGSDQEITNEL; this comes from the coding sequence ATGAAATGCGATAGCAGATTATCCGGCGTACTCCATGTACTGCTGCATATGGCCGAAATGGATCGTCCGGTAACTTCCGAGACCATGGCGGCGATCATGGGGAGCAACCCGGCTACGATGCGGCGCACGATGGCGGGCCTACGCAAGGCGGGGTTTGTCAGATCCGAAAAGGGCCACGGAGGTGGCTGGTCGATCGAGCGGCCACTTTCGGACGTCACGCTGCGTGACATCTACACATGGTTGGATAGCCCCGAACTCTTCGCGATGGGCAACCGAACCGATGCGCCGGGATGCCTGGTCGAAGAGGCCGTCAACGAGGCGCTGGGCAGCGCTTACGACGAGGCGCGAAGCGTGCTGCTCGACCGTTTCGACAGCGTAACGTTAGCTCAGCTGAGCTACGACTTCCATCGCCGCATGAGCGCACGTGCCCATGGTTCCGATCAGGAGATTACAAATGAACTATGA
- a CDS encoding NAD(P)/FAD-dependent oxidoreductase has protein sequence MNYDAVVIGGSYAGLSAAMQIARGRRSVCVLDTGEPRNRFADASHGFFGQDGAAPEAMIVNARDQLAAYPTVRMIAHMACDATRVDGGFEVTLASGGALTGRKLVLAFGISDVLPAISGLSERWGDSVLHCPYCHGYEYRDGRLGVLWTAPLSAHQAALIADWGATTLYLNGNPHPEGDARTLLDRRGVSIEAASIQELRGKDRTLTSLLLDDGREAAIDALFLAPRSKLNSPIAERLGCALDDGPFGPMVRTDAAQLTSEPGVYAAGDIARAPHNASWASADGVTAGISLHQSLVFEPSMAGAAA, from the coding sequence ATGAACTATGATGCCGTCGTCATCGGGGGGAGCTATGCAGGTCTGTCGGCGGCGATGCAGATCGCCCGTGGGCGCCGATCGGTATGCGTCCTCGACACGGGCGAGCCGCGCAACCGGTTCGCGGACGCCTCGCACGGTTTCTTCGGCCAGGACGGTGCAGCGCCCGAGGCCATGATCGTCAACGCCCGCGACCAGCTCGCAGCCTATCCAACCGTTCGCATGATCGCCCACATGGCGTGCGATGCGACACGGGTCGATGGCGGTTTCGAGGTGACGCTTGCAAGTGGTGGAGCGCTCACAGGAAGAAAACTGGTGCTGGCGTTCGGGATTTCCGACGTGCTTCCCGCAATTTCGGGCCTGTCCGAACGGTGGGGCGATAGCGTGCTGCACTGCCCCTATTGCCATGGATACGAATATCGGGACGGTAGGCTCGGTGTGCTGTGGACTGCACCCCTGTCGGCGCATCAGGCGGCGCTGATTGCCGATTGGGGAGCGACGACGCTCTATCTGAACGGCAACCCTCATCCCGAGGGGGATGCGCGGACGCTTCTCGACCGGCGCGGGGTATCGATCGAAGCCGCCTCGATACAGGAGCTGCGGGGCAAGGACCGCACGCTGACATCGTTGCTGCTCGACGACGGCCGCGAGGCAGCGATCGATGCGCTGTTTCTCGCGCCGCGCTCGAAGCTCAACAGTCCGATCGCCGAACGGCTCGGCTGCGCGCTCGACGACGGACCCTTCGGCCCGATGGTCCGGACCGATGCCGCCCAGCTCACCAGCGAACCCGGCGTATACGCAGCCGGCGACATCGCCCGCGCGCCCCATAATGCGAGCTGGGCTTCGGCCGACGGCGTGACCGCGGGCATCTCGCTCCACCAGTCGCTGGTATTCGAGCCATCCATGGCCGGAGCCGCCGCATGA
- a CDS encoding glutathione S-transferase family protein, with translation MSMTLYELEWGLYPRRVGIYLAEKGVADIDRIAFDISAGWPPPELERLSPLATVPILRTEDGTLVRSSIAILEYLEERYPSPDMLGATPELRARTRELVAVIDEAALQFGIWCHKGSPAFAGREEQSREAATIAADAYYGRLRLLDTLASETAGTFLAGDGVTIADCIAMATLQFAEKLYGVPLPEGCAVLRDWYDMFSNRASAAAPSYPKPLLAVAQGLPNACPPTLL, from the coding sequence ATGAGCATGACCCTCTACGAACTGGAATGGGGCCTCTATCCTCGCCGCGTCGGCATCTATCTCGCCGAAAAGGGGGTCGCGGATATCGACCGGATCGCGTTCGATATCTCGGCTGGATGGCCGCCCCCCGAACTGGAGCGACTGAGCCCGCTCGCGACCGTTCCGATCTTGCGGACCGAAGACGGCACGCTGGTCCGCTCCTCGATCGCTATCCTCGAATATCTGGAAGAGCGCTACCCTTCGCCTGACATGCTGGGCGCGACGCCGGAACTGCGCGCGCGGACGCGCGAACTGGTCGCGGTCATCGACGAGGCCGCGCTGCAATTCGGGATCTGGTGCCACAAGGGCAGTCCGGCATTCGCAGGACGCGAGGAACAAAGCCGGGAAGCTGCAACCATTGCGGCGGATGCCTATTACGGTCGCCTGCGTCTGCTTGACACGCTGGCAAGCGAAACCGCCGGCACGTTCCTCGCTGGTGACGGGGTAACCATCGCCGATTGCATCGCCATGGCCACGCTTCAGTTTGCCGAAAAACTCTATGGCGTTCCCCTGCCTGAAGGCTGCGCTGTTCTACGCGACTGGTACGATATGTTCAGCAATCGCGCGAGCGCCGCAGCGCCGTCCTACCCAAAGCCGCTCCTCGCGGTCGCCCAGGGTTTGCCGAACGCCTGTCCACCGACTTTGCTGTAG